The DNA window CGCAAAAGATAATCAGCTGCAGCCCCAACAGAGTAGGACATGTCAATGTCATAGTGGAGCGTCTTCCTGGGGCTGAAGAAGTAGGAGCCAGCAAGCAGTTCCTGATGAGCCCCGACATAGAGAAAAGGCTCATCTCTGATGAGCCCGAGATGACTTATTACGAGGACACTCCAGAGGTTTATAATGCCAGCAAAGGTACTGTTGCTGCTGAAGAGGTGATCATAGATTGTTGCACCAATGAGAAACAGTGCGAGGACAAGGAGGCTAAAGAATCGACAGTGGCTGATGAAAACGCCCCCCCAGTCCGGAGAAGGACACATTCAGAGTCATTGAGGTTGCACTCCTTGGCTGCTGAAGTCCTTGTTGCTATGCCCACAAGAACTCCGGTGGCCAGTATTAAAAGCATTGTTGAGTTGAGCACGCAGAGCCCTGATACTGGTCAAAGATACATCGATATAACCAATGCAGTCCAACACAAAGTAATATCTGCTATTAATAATACCTCTGAGGATTTTGTCGATTTGAAACGGGCCGGCACTGCACCGGTCGACTTGGAGTTGCAGAAGGTCAAGCCTGGGCTGTCGGAGGTGCCGGTCCGAATGGGAATCAGCATGTCACTGCTCACGGTGATTGAGAAGCTGAGAGAACGGACTGATCAGAACACCTCGGATGAAGATATTTTGAAGGAATTGCAGGATAATGCTCAGTGCCAACTGAGCAGCGACGCAAGTTTGCCAGGGGGCAACCTGGTGGAGTATATTCCTGAAAGTGATCGGCCATACCGGTGCCGCCTGTGCCTCTACACCAGTGGCAACAAGGGCTACATCAAACAGCATCTGAGGGTACATAGACAGAGGCAGCCTTACCAGTGTCCCATCTGTGAACACATTGCAGAGGACAGCAAGGATCTCGAGAACCACATGATCAATCACTGCAAAACTAGGATGTACCACTGCAAGCAGTGTGAAGAAACCTTTTATTACAAGGtagaaacacacttttttttttttaaatagtacttCTTCACAAAGTTGTATGTGTTGGACAAAGCCAAAAATTGTGCCCACCTCCAGCAAATTTCTATCATTTCTATCCAGGACCatttattgattatttgtttCATTGCTGGGTGCGGTTAATGGTATTTGttctaaagtgtgttttttaaccTCCTATATGAATAAAATTTCAGAGCCAACTGAGGAATCACGAACGAGAACAACATGGTCTGCCCGATACTTTGCCTGCGCTGTCGTCTGTTAATGAGAGCATCGTGCCTGTTGCTGAAGAATCTGAAGATAAATACACAGAAGAAGGTAATTTTTAAATATGGAGTAAGTGGAGAAATCAGCAAAGTTGAAATAGTATATTTGGAATTTCAACTTTGGCATAATCGGAGCCTCTGAAACCTCAGGTGTACGGAACAGTCAGATTGCTTTAACAACTTGTTCAGTAGTATTGTAGAGCATTTCCCTCATGTATCTGCCTGTTGTACTGTTCATTTTCTCATTGTCGATTCCTATGCAAGGTAGTAGTTTATCATGAGAACATTCAATTGAAAATgatcacttttgtttttatttcctctaGATCTGGCCTCTACCCAGAAAGTCTATAAGTGTGATGTCTGTGCTTACACAAGCTCGACATACATTGGTGTTCGGAACCACAGGAGAATCCACAACTCTGATAAGCCGTACAGGTTTGTAAAGGACAGAGTGTCCAATTCAGTTAACTTTTAGTCTGAGGACGGGATCTTTGGTTAAATACAAATTGATGCAACAAACAGACATACTTTGTGTTTGGCATCAAGTAAGTATTGTTCCACATAAACTGTCTATTTCAATTTTCCTAAAACGATTTTCCCAGCCAGAAGTTTATTGAATTGGAGCTCTCTCCCTcgataaaacaaaaggaattgtTGCAAAAGCAAATAAACTATATGTTGAAATCAAACTACAGTGGAATGTCACATATCCAACCGTCACATAAacgccctgatcaattaaccacgATCAATTTGGTGGGTTCCCATTTAAGAAAGACGAGCTGTGTTTAGCAgtgacatttcaatacaaaagtcgagaaagctttgtgtttttatatgaTGGAGTGCAGGGCTGCAGATACTGGCAGCGTGgcgttgtagcttttaaatgcatttgaattaaagcaagcttcataaacgcgATGCTTAccggctgtttgtttaaaataatcgaagcaatattcaaaccaagcTGCTTATCGGGTGTTgacaatatcaagaaagagcgcaaagtaccgtgacagagatattaagaaagcagaaccagggaggcagggacttctagagttaggaaagaagccatcagttgcaggttactgtacagttaccatttgtttttgttttgtttttttaaagctttgcttggagatggcttatagtaaacCGCATAGCATAactgtagcctaattaatcttgtttgtttgcttacttttaaggCAAGGAATTCCCccgtgtttaaagcagtttgagtttttttgttcactaacctatttatgcatgtgtaaatgttcattttctatagatgttcgcaaatctgACTTTTTCAGATATCCGCCTAttccccagtccacagggggtcggagATGCGACTTTGTACTGGAGTACAAATCGTGTTATTGTATGAAATGATTACTGTACCGAGTctaagtaaaaatgtaattgtaacacAATACTTTTTACGGTATTTTTAGCCATTAGGAGCTATGCTGCCAATGATCACAAGGCAGCAGCAATAGTGGCTTCATTTCTGGATACCTAAACTTGGCTAGCAATGCACagaattatttatgtaatttgcaGAGTAGAGGCTGCGAGTACTGAGGAATTGTAGGCATCCAGCCTCTTCATACCTGAACAACCCTCTGGTGGCTGaacagtgtgtcagtgtgcatcTGTCAGACATTTTACCTTTGCATGTCATCCTCCATGTGCTGATAATGTTGCATGAATTATGAATTGCCCTGCATATGTGTCCAGTGCCGAGGCATATCTGTCCGATAGATTAATCTGGAGACTTCATGTGTGCTTGCTCGTAGGTGCAGCAGCTGTGACTTCGCCACAACAAACATGAACAGTTTAAAAAGCCATATGAGACGCCATCCACAGGAGCATCAAGCAGTACAGCTAATGGAACAGTACCAGTATGTTTCTTGAGACTCACACAATTACAGTAACACACCTTCGATTTATCCTGCTACAAATCATCATGTAGCACTCTTGCGAACTGCGATTTAAGCGAATTCAGTGTTACCTTATAAGTCCAGTTTTGGTGTATGTGGATTTGTTGatttttgtcttgtttctttAGATGCTCGCTGTGTGGCTATGTATGTAGCCACCCCCCTTCTTTGAAGTCTCATATGTGGAAGCACGCTGGTGACCAAAATTATAACTATGAGCAAGTAAACAAGGCTATTAATGAAGCAATTTCACAAAGCAGCAGGTAGGTGATAAATGGAGAATCATAAAATGGTGGGGGTAAGGTTAGAATTCCTAATGCATAAATCataggggagaggggagggacaTTTACCTACAgctccctgtgtttttttttatttatgaagggTCAAGAAGAATATACCACAAGGTGTGGGTgtgtatatgttatataatatacacacgcacgcacgccaCTGAAAGCTTAATTTTTCTTGCACTACATTCTGTTGATATATCTACGTAATCACACAGAACAGTTCAAATCTCCAATGCTGCATTAGTATGGCCCACAATGTATAAAATAGAATATTCGATCCTGGTTGCAGGTCTCAGTGCCCTGTACCAAAAATGAGTGAACCTGTTGAGAGAGCTATGTCTGGACTTGCAGAGAAGTTGATGCTGGATCCTGAAACGCCATCCTTGGCTTCAGAGGAggacacaggagttatagaaccATCACAGGTATCCAGCTCTACAACAAAAACCAGCTCAGAAAAAAGTGTGAGTCAGTCCCGGGCAGGGTCAGAGTACTGCGTCCTGCTTTTCTGCTGCTGTATCTGTGGGTTTGAATCCACCAGCAAAGAGCACCTGATGGAGCATATGAAGAAGCATGAGGGCGAGATCATTAATATCATTCTGAACAGGGAACGAAGCTCCCAGGAGCCCCAGCGCAGCACACAGTAGACTGCAATGCACTGCTTTAGCTTTACGCAAAAGCAGGCAGGTTAGATCTGTTTTAATAAGACCTTTTAggtgtatctgttttgtttgcagggttttttataatactgtgtttttgtatttgttttgtttttaaactgtattcaaAACTTGACAAGATTACTCTTTTTCATGTCTGAAAACAATATAAGATTGACCTCTTTCCATAGCTATGCTGGCGATCCTTTTATTGTGTACAGATTCTAGACTTCCACATAACAGAGAGCAATTCAGATTTTGAAAATGAGTACACTGAACTTCTAGATTTAAAATTCAAAAAGCTGAAGGTTAAACTGCAGTCTTTTATATTTGTGTAGTTTtggtgtaattaaaaaaaaaaaaaaaaaaaaaaaaaaaaaagtaaatagttttCTTCATaaaaccagcttctcattgtAAAAACACAGGTATGTTAATAAGCAATCATGGTTTTTTTAAGTTGATAAAGGCAGCTTTTTACAGGTGACTGTAACATACTCTAGGCAACGTTGGGATGTACTACAGCTGTAAATATCTCATACAAAATATGCAGATTGTGTATTTCAGTGATTTAGTGTGTAAATACcttggtatttattatttattttctatttatgcatgtagttttcagttttattgaaaaaaaacaatgtaaacaatgcACCTTTGCATTGTCTTCATGGTGCTATTCATCTGTCAAGACATAATGACAGGGATCCTTGCCCTAAAGACCCAtctgtacacacactgtacctGTGCTTCAACATGCAGTATTTTCATTTAGAATATTTCaggtatttaaattattaaataaaatccaaATAAGACAGTTGCACATTTGTCACAAGGCacaaagtttcagttttattGTAGTTGGCTGCAAGTAATACTTTTAAAGTTGCATTAAATTGCACATGTTTAGTATAGCTAATACAAGTTAGTAAACTATTGATTCCATTAAGGAGTGGAATACTCTAAGAAGTATTTTAGTTCTcagaaatatgtatatatagtaggcctatttttatttatatatatatgtgtgtgtgtgtgtgtgtgtgtgtgaaagaagTCTATGTGGACTCACAATTGCCTCTTCCAGTTTGTGAAGTGCACCAAGATAGGTCACACTCTCAAGAAATAGGACAAGACCactgtgattttgtatttttattccgTTAAAATAgccatataatatataatttattatacacgcacacacaaatacagtgcctatagaaagtctatgcccccttgaacttttttcacattttgttgtgtcagtgcctcagagtttcatgcatttaaatgaggatttttttttttttttccacttatctacacactatactccacactcTTAAGGGGagaagtttttattgagaaaaatattatatattaaaaatacaaaactgaaagatcataatttgataagtctccaccccccctgagttaatacttggtggaagcacctttggcagcaattacagctgtgagtctgttgggataggtctctaccaactttgcacacctagatttggcaatacttgaccattctttacaaaactgttcaagctctgtcaagttccttggggagcgttggaCAGCactcttcaagtcatgccacaaattttcgattggatttaggtcggggctgtgactgggccactcaagggcatttacctttctgtttcttagccactccagtgtagctttggctgtgtgctttgggtcattctgtactttgctccattcattttcccttctatcctgtcaagtgtcccagtccctg is part of the Polyodon spathula isolate WHYD16114869_AA chromosome 13, ASM1765450v1, whole genome shotgun sequence genome and encodes:
- the LOC121326238 gene encoding zinc finger protein 507-like, with the translated sequence MEESSSIAVLVPNSRGQEAVLIPDSVVGSRLQDNDGKQKQKATDSLIQVIEKLSKIVENKRKRRCTLAGKKRPHLYQSVVLETKENCEIPAKMAKDSDTLGQNVPSVVQEEYYLSEDLPDTSSRTVTCYQCSLCKFISPTLPLLKEHIRLHDRQNEVILMCSECCFMSKRQEELEAHVKIHLDSEEMHTSVVENHELQNLNLSAAAGKGFAYAGGLGSLQINMEDEEVKGNLESSVGDHVKKKWYTYEQYGMYRCLICSYTCGQQRMLKTHAWKHAGEVDCSYPIFEDELEPTSLPAEPLPQADEAVVVLAPVSKPADLYSTPPFHLQLCTSATDDNGKPIIGQTVQQISEEVCLPKVASATSQEEVVEEQAVADLEQDNATSDSLLSSAQKIISCSPNRVGHVNVIVERLPGAEEVGASKQFLMSPDIEKRLISDEPEMTYYEDTPEVYNASKGTVAAEEVIIDCCTNEKQCEDKEAKESTVADENAPPVRRRTHSESLRLHSLAAEVLVAMPTRTPVASIKSIVELSTQSPDTGQRYIDITNAVQHKVISAINNTSEDFVDLKRAGTAPVDLELQKVKPGLSEVPVRMGISMSLLTVIEKLRERTDQNTSDEDILKELQDNAQCQLSSDASLPGGNLVEYIPESDRPYRCRLCLYTSGNKGYIKQHLRVHRQRQPYQCPICEHIAEDSKDLENHMINHCKTRMYHCKQCEETFYYKSQLRNHEREQHGLPDTLPALSSVNESIVPVAEESEDKYTEEDLASTQKVYKCDVCAYTSSTYIGVRNHRRIHNSDKPYRCSSCDFATTNMNSLKSHMRRHPQEHQAVQLMEQYQCSLCGYVCSHPPSLKSHMWKHAGDQNYNYEQVNKAINEAISQSSRSQCPVPKMSEPVERAMSGLAEKLMLDPETPSLASEEDTGVIEPSQVSSSTTKTSSEKSVSQSRAGSEYCVLLFCCCICGFESTSKEHLMEHMKKHEGEIINIILNRERSSQEPQRSTQ